The following coding sequences lie in one Corynebacterium humireducens NBRC 106098 = DSM 45392 genomic window:
- the ruvB gene encoding Holliday junction branch migration DNA helicase RuvB produces MSDMERTEFALPEDLQLDREVDMRMQPGEQESETTLRPRNLDEFIGQRKVRDQLSLVLTGARNRGVTPDHVLLSGPPGLGKTTMAMIIAQELNTNLRMTSGPALERAGDLAAMLSNLMEGDVLFIDEIHRIARPAEEMLYMAMEDFRIDVIVGKGPGATSIPLELPPFTLVAATTRSGMLTGPLRDRFGFTAQMEFYDVDDLTRVVTRAARILDVTMDADAAVEIASRSRGTPRIANRLLRRVRDFAEVNADGHINLPAAQGALEVFDVDELGLDRLDRSVLNALIRGHGGGPVGVNTLAIAVGEEPGTVEEVCEPYLVRAGLIARTGRGRVATAAAWRHLGLEPPEGALGQF; encoded by the coding sequence GTGAGCGACATGGAACGCACGGAGTTCGCCCTCCCGGAGGACCTGCAGCTCGACCGGGAGGTCGACATGCGGATGCAGCCGGGGGAGCAGGAGTCGGAGACGACCCTTCGTCCCCGCAACCTTGACGAGTTCATCGGCCAGCGCAAGGTGCGTGACCAGCTCTCCCTCGTGCTCACCGGCGCGCGGAACCGCGGGGTCACCCCGGACCACGTCCTCCTGTCCGGTCCTCCGGGACTGGGCAAGACGACGATGGCGATGATCATCGCGCAGGAACTCAACACGAACCTGCGGATGACCTCCGGCCCGGCGCTCGAGCGGGCCGGGGACCTGGCGGCGATGCTCTCCAACCTCATGGAGGGCGACGTCCTGTTCATCGACGAGATCCACCGCATCGCCCGCCCCGCCGAGGAGATGCTCTACATGGCGATGGAGGACTTCCGCATCGACGTCATCGTGGGCAAGGGGCCCGGCGCGACGTCCATCCCGCTGGAACTCCCGCCGTTCACGCTGGTCGCGGCGACGACCCGCTCCGGCATGCTCACCGGCCCGCTGCGTGACCGCTTCGGTTTCACCGCGCAGATGGAGTTCTACGACGTCGACGACCTCACCCGCGTGGTCACCCGCGCCGCCCGCATCCTCGACGTCACCATGGACGCCGACGCCGCCGTGGAGATCGCCTCCCGGTCACGCGGCACACCGCGCATCGCCAACCGTCTGCTGCGGCGTGTCCGTGACTTCGCGGAGGTCAACGCCGACGGCCACATCAACCTGCCCGCCGCCCAGGGGGCGCTGGAGGTCTTCGACGTCGACGAGCTCGGCCTCGACCGCCTCGACCGTTCCGTGCTCAACGCCCTCATCCGCGGGCACGGCGGCGGGCCGGTCGGTGTGAACACCCTCGCCATCGCCGTCGGTGAGGAACCCGGCACCGTCGAGGAGGTCTGCGAGCCCTATCTGGTGCGCGCCGGACTCATCGCGCGGACCGGACGGGGACGTGTCGCCACCGCCGCCGCCTGGCGTCACCTCGGGCTGGAGCCACCAGAGGGCGCACTCGGCCAGTTCTGA
- the ruvA gene encoding Holliday junction branch migration protein RuvA, translating into MIASVRGTVIGIGLDHAVIECAGVGYRVEATPNTLATLRRGEEAFLLTSLVVREDAQTLHGFATDEDRGMFHLLQTVTGLGPRLAVACLSVFDAGEISRAIAGEDAKGLQRIPGVGKRMAERLILELKDKVAAYVPAPEEAGEDSPVLTPAAETVALQVTEALIGLGFTDRVAGPVVEGVLADAPDLDTAAALRAALTQLGRK; encoded by the coding sequence ATGATCGCATCTGTCCGTGGCACCGTCATCGGCATCGGCCTGGACCACGCCGTCATCGAGTGCGCCGGCGTCGGCTACCGGGTGGAGGCCACCCCGAACACGCTGGCCACCCTGCGCCGCGGGGAGGAGGCGTTCCTGCTCACCAGCCTCGTCGTGCGCGAGGACGCCCAGACCCTCCACGGTTTCGCCACCGACGAGGACCGCGGCATGTTCCACCTGCTGCAGACCGTCACCGGGCTGGGCCCCCGCCTGGCTGTGGCGTGCCTCTCCGTTTTCGACGCCGGGGAGATCTCCCGGGCGATCGCGGGGGAGGACGCGAAGGGGCTGCAGCGGATCCCGGGCGTCGGCAAGCGGATGGCCGAGAGGCTCATCCTCGAACTCAAGGACAAGGTGGCGGCCTACGTGCCGGCGCCGGAGGAGGCGGGAGAGGACTCCCCGGTGCTGACCCCGGCTGCGGAGACCGTCGCACTCCAGGTCACGGAGGCCCTCATCGGCCTCGGCTTCACGGACCGCGTGGCCGGGCCCGTCGTGGAGGGTGTGCTCGCGGACGCCCCGGACCTCGACACCGCCGCGGCCCTGCGCGCAGCCCTGACCCAGCTCGGCCGGAAGTAG
- the ruvC gene encoding crossover junction endodeoxyribonuclease RuvC — protein MNLTGLRVMGIDPGLTRCGLSVVQAGRGREVLPVAVGVVRTPTGEELPDRLLRLSNAVNEWMDDYRPDVVAVERVFERGNVSTVIHTAHASGVLVLAAAQRGIPVHMYTPSEVKKAVSGNGRADKRQMTSMITRILGLSEPPKPADAADALALAVCHCWRAPLLARTAALLNSGGDPS, from the coding sequence GTGAATCTGACGGGACTGCGCGTGATGGGCATCGACCCGGGTCTGACCCGGTGCGGCCTGTCCGTCGTCCAGGCCGGCCGGGGCCGGGAGGTGCTCCCGGTGGCGGTCGGCGTGGTGCGGACCCCGACGGGGGAGGAGCTGCCGGACCGTCTCCTGCGGCTGTCCAACGCGGTGAACGAGTGGATGGACGACTACCGTCCGGACGTCGTCGCGGTCGAGCGGGTGTTTGAACGCGGCAACGTCTCCACCGTCATCCACACGGCGCACGCCTCGGGGGTCCTCGTGCTCGCCGCCGCCCAGCGCGGGATCCCGGTGCACATGTACACCCCGTCGGAGGTCAAGAAGGCCGTGTCCGGCAACGGCCGCGCCGACAAGCGGCAGATGACCAGCATGATCACCCGCATCCTCGGGCTCTCGGAGCCTCCGAAACCGGCGGACGCCGCCGACGCCCTCGCGCTGGCGGTGTGCCACTGCTGGCGGGCCCCGCTGCTGGCCCGCACCGCCGCCCTGCTCAACTCCGGAGGAGACCCGTCATGA
- a CDS encoding YebC/PmpR family DNA-binding transcriptional regulator, with product MAGHSKWATTKHKKAANDAKRSKEWAKAIKAIEVAARIGGGDPAGNPTLDDMIRKAKKASVPNDNIERARKRGAGEEAGGSDWENITYEGYGPNGVAILIECLTDNRNRAATEVRTAMTKNGGNLGESGSVSYMFSRTGVVLVDKGELTEDDVLMAVLDAGAEEVNDLDEKFEVVCAPTDLQAVKKALEEADITVDEAGQDFRASVEVSLDVEGAKKMIKLIEALEDADDVQEVYTNMDLSDEVIAALED from the coding sequence ATGGCAGGCCATTCAAAGTGGGCGACCACCAAGCACAAGAAGGCGGCCAACGACGCCAAGCGCTCCAAGGAGTGGGCGAAGGCGATCAAGGCGATCGAGGTCGCGGCCCGTATCGGCGGCGGTGACCCGGCGGGTAACCCCACGCTGGACGACATGATCCGCAAGGCCAAGAAGGCCTCCGTCCCCAACGACAACATCGAGCGCGCCCGCAAGCGCGGCGCCGGCGAGGAGGCGGGCGGCTCCGACTGGGAGAACATCACCTACGAGGGCTACGGCCCCAACGGTGTGGCGATCCTCATCGAGTGCCTCACCGACAACCGCAACCGCGCCGCCACCGAGGTGCGCACCGCGATGACCAAGAACGGCGGCAACCTGGGCGAGTCCGGTTCCGTCTCGTACATGTTCTCCCGCACGGGCGTCGTGCTCGTCGACAAGGGTGAGCTCACCGAGGACGACGTCCTCATGGCCGTTCTCGACGCCGGCGCCGAGGAGGTCAACGACCTCGACGAGAAGTTCGAGGTCGTCTGCGCTCCGACCGACCTGCAGGCCGTGAAGAAGGCCCTGGAGGAGGCCGACATCACCGTCGACGAGGCCGGACAGGACTTCCGCGCCTCCGTCGAGGTCTCCCTCGACGTCGAGGGAGCGAAGAAGATGATCAAGCTCATCGAGGCCCTCGAGGACGCCGACGACGTCCAGGAGGTCTACACCAACATGGACCTCTCCGACGAGGTCATCGCCGCTCTCGAGGACTAG
- a CDS encoding acyl-CoA thioesterase: MSDIEYILGLERIDTDIYRGPAAESKLLRTFGGQVAAQALVAATETVDPGRDVHSLHGYFVAAGKAAEPTVFLVDRIRDGRSFSSRQVRAVQDGETIFSMQVSFHSRGDVGPEHSDLMRTVPMPEDVPTDSSALPVSSRALLEEWGDWDIRVVPADSYEHNKYTPSQQVVWFRSKRPLPDDPTFHVCTLAYMSDMTLLYSALVPHEGHKVQMASLDHAMWFMRPFRADDWLLYDQVSPSAHAGRALTHGRIFDRAGNLVAMVTQEGLTRSLREGALSVPATISERD, encoded by the coding sequence ATGAGTGACATCGAGTACATCCTCGGACTGGAACGCATCGACACGGACATCTACCGGGGACCGGCGGCGGAATCGAAACTGCTGCGCACCTTCGGCGGGCAGGTCGCCGCGCAGGCGCTGGTCGCGGCCACCGAGACCGTCGACCCGGGCAGGGATGTCCATTCGCTGCACGGCTACTTCGTGGCGGCAGGCAAGGCGGCCGAGCCCACCGTCTTCCTCGTCGACCGTATCCGGGACGGCCGTTCCTTCTCCTCCCGCCAGGTGCGGGCGGTCCAGGACGGCGAGACGATCTTCTCCATGCAGGTCAGCTTCCACTCGCGTGGCGACGTCGGCCCGGAGCACTCCGACCTCATGCGCACCGTGCCCATGCCGGAGGACGTGCCCACCGACAGCTCCGCGCTGCCCGTCTCCTCGCGTGCCCTGCTGGAGGAGTGGGGTGACTGGGACATCCGCGTCGTCCCGGCCGACTCCTACGAGCACAACAAGTACACCCCCAGCCAGCAGGTGGTGTGGTTCCGTTCCAAGCGCCCGCTGCCCGACGACCCGACCTTCCACGTCTGCACCCTGGCCTACATGTCGGACATGACGCTGCTGTACTCCGCGCTGGTGCCGCACGAGGGGCACAAGGTGCAGATGGCCAGCCTCGACCACGCGATGTGGTTCATGCGCCCCTTCCGTGCCGACGACTGGCTGCTCTACGACCAGGTCTCGCCCTCCGCCCACGCCGGTCGGGCCCTCACCCACGGGCGCATCTTCGACCGTGCCGGCAACCTCGTCGCCATGGTCACGCAGGAGGGGCTCACCCGTTCGCTGCGCGAGGGTGCCCTGTCCGTCCCGGCGACCATTTCGGAGCGCGACTGA
- a CDS encoding DUF3817 domain-containing protein, protein MTTTTRPATEQGLTPAKFHRFAAALEMFTWGFLILGMILKYSGTTAAVVPVAGGIHGFGFLTFIAITVLLWVNNRWTLAQGLVGMGVSVIPFAAWPFTMWADRKQLLEGGWRFRAGSGEEPRTLPEKVLAQFVRHPGRSIAVLLALIAVVFTVLVMMGPPYDPDAIADSLG, encoded by the coding sequence ATGACGACGACGACCCGGCCCGCCACTGAGCAGGGCCTCACTCCCGCCAAGTTCCACCGTTTCGCAGCTGCCCTGGAGATGTTCACCTGGGGTTTCCTCATTCTCGGCATGATCCTGAAGTACTCCGGCACCACCGCGGCTGTCGTGCCGGTCGCCGGCGGCATCCACGGCTTCGGCTTCCTCACCTTCATCGCCATCACGGTCCTGCTGTGGGTGAACAACCGCTGGACCCTCGCGCAGGGCCTGGTGGGCATGGGTGTGTCGGTCATCCCGTTCGCCGCCTGGCCGTTCACGATGTGGGCCGACCGCAAGCAGCTGCTCGAGGGCGGCTGGCGTTTCCGTGCGGGTTCCGGGGAGGAGCCGCGCACCCTCCCGGAGAAGGTCCTGGCCCAGTTCGTCCGTCACCCGGGTCGTTCGATCGCGGTTCTGCTGGCGCTCATTGCCGTGGTCTTCACGGTCCTCGTCATGATGGGCCCGCCCTACGACCCGGACGCCATCGCCGACTCCCTCGGCTGA
- the pdxS gene encoding pyridoxal 5'-phosphate synthase lyase subunit PdxS, which produces MSNRSRSTVTTNTTGRAKRGVAEQFKGGVIMDVVNPEQARIAQEAGAIAVMALERVPADIRAQGGVSRMSDPDMIDGIIAAVDIPVMAKARIGHFVEAQVLESLGVDFIDESEVLTPADYANHIDKFAFETPFVCGATNLGEALRRINEGAAMIRSKGEAGTGDVSNAVTHMRTIRAEINRLTSMAEDELYVAAKELQAPYELVVEVAREGRLPVPMLTAGGIATPADAAMMMQLGADGVFVGSGIFKSGNPEQRARAIVKATQNYDDPKVIAEVSRGLGEAMVGINVDDIPVPHRLSERGW; this is translated from the coding sequence TTGTCGAACAGGAGCAGATCAACTGTGACCACCAACACCACCGGACGTGCGAAGCGCGGCGTCGCGGAACAGTTCAAGGGCGGCGTCATCATGGACGTCGTCAACCCGGAACAGGCACGGATCGCCCAGGAGGCCGGCGCGATCGCCGTCATGGCCCTCGAGCGTGTCCCCGCCGACATCCGCGCCCAGGGCGGCGTCTCCCGCATGTCCGACCCGGACATGATCGACGGCATCATCGCCGCCGTCGACATCCCGGTGATGGCCAAGGCCCGCATCGGCCACTTCGTGGAGGCACAGGTCCTGGAGTCCCTCGGCGTCGACTTCATCGACGAGTCCGAGGTCCTCACCCCGGCCGACTACGCCAACCACATCGACAAGTTCGCCTTCGAGACCCCCTTCGTCTGCGGCGCCACCAACCTCGGCGAGGCACTGCGCCGCATCAACGAGGGTGCCGCCATGATCCGCTCCAAGGGCGAGGCCGGCACCGGTGACGTCTCCAACGCCGTCACCCACATGCGCACCATCCGCGCCGAGATCAACCGCCTCACCTCCATGGCCGAGGACGAGCTCTACGTCGCCGCCAAGGAGCTGCAGGCCCCCTACGAGCTCGTCGTCGAGGTCGCCCGCGAGGGCCGCCTGCCCGTGCCGATGCTCACCGCCGGCGGCATCGCCACCCCGGCCGACGCCGCCATGATGATGCAGCTCGGCGCCGACGGCGTCTTCGTCGGCTCCGGCATCTTCAAGTCCGGCAACCCGGAGCAGCGCGCCCGCGCCATCGTCAAGGCCACCCAGAACTACGACGACCCGAAGGTCATCGCGGAAGTCTCCCGCGGCCTCGGCGAGGCCATGGTCGGCATCAACGTCGACGACATCCCGGTCCCGCACCGCCTCTCCGAGCGCGGCTGGTAG
- a CDS encoding DUF2029 domain-containing protein — protein MHRTRSVPAVWLGWIVSRLVLLRLILAEPMPFGDVRYYHSGISGADPTALLEYPDAGVWPVRLLGWVTGLEGVPFVVGFVLMNVLVDAAVLALLLLRGGQRRVLAAWFWVLFGLATGHVLWLRLDLFPGVLVAGAAALLFTRPAVGAAVLAAATAVKLWPGVLAAGLVGGLRRSGTWVRVGSFALALVALAAVTWMTSGPGRLLSPLTYQEDRGLQIESVAATPFLLRAHGDPGAYVVDYAASRSYEIHGPGTDLAVRVADVALYAVLALALGWAVWQLRADRWRPRVAVAFLLLLVLLLMVTNKVFSPQYLVWVGPLLAVCLAVARSRLVLLLAALSVLTAALGLYVYPYHYDELLASPGSVEIAVLAARNLLVVLMTALTALWLSREVRLSGTPAPGVPARGRSRRASSATSTPRRR, from the coding sequence GTGCACAGAACGCGCTCTGTTCCGGCGGTGTGGCTCGGGTGGATCGTCTCCCGGCTGGTGCTGCTGCGTCTCATTCTCGCCGAGCCGATGCCCTTCGGCGACGTCCGCTACTACCACAGCGGAATCAGCGGGGCGGACCCGACCGCCCTCCTGGAGTACCCGGACGCCGGCGTGTGGCCGGTGCGCCTGCTGGGGTGGGTGACGGGCCTGGAGGGCGTGCCGTTCGTGGTCGGGTTCGTCCTCATGAACGTGCTTGTCGACGCCGCCGTGCTCGCCCTCCTGCTCCTGCGCGGCGGGCAGCGCCGCGTCCTCGCCGCCTGGTTCTGGGTCCTCTTCGGCCTGGCGACGGGCCACGTGCTGTGGCTGCGCCTCGACCTGTTCCCCGGGGTCCTCGTGGCGGGGGCGGCGGCGCTGCTGTTCACCCGCCCGGCGGTGGGTGCCGCGGTGCTGGCGGCGGCGACCGCGGTGAAGCTGTGGCCGGGGGTGCTGGCCGCCGGCCTGGTGGGCGGGCTCCGACGGTCCGGCACGTGGGTGCGGGTGGGTTCCTTCGCCCTCGCGCTGGTGGCGTTGGCGGCAGTGACGTGGATGACCTCGGGACCGGGCAGGCTGCTCAGCCCGCTGACCTACCAGGAGGACCGGGGACTCCAGATCGAGTCGGTGGCGGCCACGCCCTTCCTCCTCCGGGCCCACGGGGACCCGGGGGCGTACGTGGTGGACTACGCGGCGTCGAGAAGCTATGAGATCCACGGGCCGGGCACGGACCTGGCCGTGCGCGTGGCGGATGTCGCGCTGTACGCGGTGCTCGCCCTCGCCCTCGGGTGGGCGGTGTGGCAGCTGCGCGCCGACCGGTGGCGGCCGCGGGTGGCGGTGGCGTTCCTGCTGCTGCTCGTCCTGCTGCTCATGGTGACCAACAAGGTGTTCTCACCGCAGTACCTCGTGTGGGTGGGTCCGCTGCTGGCGGTGTGCCTGGCGGTGGCGCGCTCCCGCCTGGTGCTGCTGCTGGCCGCGCTGTCCGTCCTGACGGCCGCGCTCGGGCTCTACGTGTACCCGTACCACTACGACGAGCTGCTGGCCTCCCCCGGCAGCGTGGAGATCGCGGTGCTGGCGGCACGCAACCTCCTCGTCGTGCTGATGACGGCCCTGACGGCCCTGTGGCTGTCCCGGGAGGTGCGGCTCAGCGGGACACCAGCGCCGGGCGTTCCGGCGCGGGGGCGCAGCCGTCGAGCTTCGTCCGCCACTTCCACACCACGGCGGCGGTGA
- a CDS encoding glycosyltransferase family 4 protein, whose amino-acid sequence MRIGIVCPYSFDEPGGVQAHILDLAQVLIARGHHVEVLGPASESTEVPDFVTRGGRSVPIRYNGSVARLSFGPAVRARVREFITQGRFDVLHVHEPNSPSYSMAALWMAQGPVVATYHASSSGSLMLQLARPLLRPALEKIRGGIAVSEMARRWQVEQLGGDPVLIPNGVDTARFAAARTAPGAVPEIVFLGRLDEPRKGLDILLAALERLDREVKVTVIGGGRAREVPGVDFVGRVSEEEKAAILGRADIYVAPNTGGESFGIVLVEAMAAGCAVVASDLEAFAAVAGEAGVLFPVGSVDALAESLRRLLDDPALRARLIAAGEERARRYDWDTVASDVLTVYETVADGSVVGVAR is encoded by the coding sequence ATGCGCATCGGCATCGTCTGCCCCTACTCCTTCGATGAACCCGGCGGAGTTCAAGCCCATATCCTTGACCTGGCGCAGGTGCTCATCGCCCGCGGACACCACGTGGAGGTGCTGGGACCGGCGTCGGAGAGTACGGAGGTCCCCGACTTCGTCACCCGCGGCGGGCGGAGCGTGCCCATCCGCTACAACGGTTCCGTGGCGCGCCTGTCCTTCGGTCCGGCGGTGCGGGCGCGGGTGCGGGAGTTCATCACACAGGGGCGTTTCGACGTCCTGCACGTCCACGAGCCGAACTCGCCCAGCTACTCCATGGCGGCGCTGTGGATGGCGCAGGGGCCGGTCGTGGCCACGTACCACGCCTCCAGCTCGGGCTCGCTGATGCTGCAGCTGGCCCGTCCGCTGCTGCGGCCGGCGCTGGAGAAGATCCGCGGCGGCATCGCCGTGTCCGAGATGGCGCGGCGCTGGCAGGTCGAGCAGCTCGGCGGCGACCCGGTGCTCATCCCCAACGGGGTCGACACCGCCCGATTCGCGGCGGCCCGCACCGCGCCCGGCGCGGTCCCGGAGATCGTCTTCCTCGGGCGTCTCGACGAACCCCGCAAGGGGCTCGACATCCTCCTGGCGGCCCTGGAACGGCTGGACCGTGAGGTGAAGGTCACCGTCATCGGCGGCGGGCGCGCGCGGGAGGTGCCGGGCGTCGACTTCGTGGGACGGGTCTCCGAGGAGGAGAAGGCGGCGATCCTGGGCCGGGCCGACATCTACGTCGCGCCGAACACCGGCGGCGAGAGCTTCGGCATCGTGCTCGTGGAGGCGATGGCGGCGGGGTGCGCGGTCGTGGCCAGTGATCTCGAGGCCTTCGCCGCGGTGGCGGGGGAGGCCGGGGTGCTCTTCCCGGTGGGTTCCGTCGACGCGCTGGCGGAGAGCCTGCGCCGGCTCCTCGACGACCCCGCGCTGCGGGCCCGCCTCATCGCCGCGGGGGAGGAACGGGCGCGTCGCTACGACTGGGACACGGTCGCCTCGGACGTGCTGACCGTCTACGAGACGGTCGCCGACGGCTCGGTCGTGGGGGTGGCGCGGTGA
- a CDS encoding phosphatidylinositol mannoside acyltransferase — translation MTLDPAALGYLAGWRLVRHLPEQLVAWLFDRGADLVSDEGRGMEMLRRNLTRVVGAENVTAELVRASVRSYARYWREAFRLTSLLDDPTLHDRLLAGLEGREHIDASLASGRGVVLTLPHSGNWDMAGLFLTRYHGQFTTVAERVRPEVLFRAFVEYRESLGFEVLPHTGGEQPPFERLREVLRAGGVVALLGERDLRGTGVPVEFFGERTSMPRGSAQLALETGAALHVVHCWFEGADGWGMSVSEEVVVDTLGDTVQRVADAFAANIRRHPEDWHMLQPQWPVDRRG, via the coding sequence ATGACCCTCGATCCGGCGGCCCTGGGCTACCTGGCCGGCTGGCGGCTGGTCCGTCATCTTCCGGAGCAGCTGGTCGCGTGGCTCTTCGACAGGGGCGCCGACCTGGTCTCCGATGAGGGCCGGGGCATGGAGATGCTCCGCCGCAACCTCACGCGCGTCGTGGGGGCGGAGAACGTGACGGCGGAGCTGGTCCGCGCGTCCGTCCGTTCCTACGCCCGCTACTGGCGGGAGGCGTTCCGCCTCACCTCGCTTCTCGACGACCCCACGCTCCACGACCGCCTCCTCGCCGGTCTCGAGGGGCGGGAGCACATCGACGCCTCCCTGGCCTCGGGGCGCGGGGTGGTGCTCACCCTGCCGCACTCCGGCAACTGGGACATGGCGGGGCTCTTCCTGACCCGTTACCACGGGCAGTTCACCACCGTCGCGGAGCGGGTGCGGCCGGAGGTGCTCTTCCGGGCCTTCGTGGAGTACCGCGAGTCCCTCGGTTTCGAGGTGCTGCCGCACACCGGGGGAGAGCAGCCGCCCTTCGAGCGGCTCCGGGAGGTGCTGCGGGCCGGTGGCGTCGTGGCGCTGCTGGGGGAGCGGGACCTGCGCGGCACGGGGGTGCCCGTCGAGTTCTTCGGCGAGCGGACCTCGATGCCGCGGGGCAGCGCCCAGCTCGCCCTGGAGACGGGGGCGGCCCTGCACGTGGTCCACTGCTGGTTCGAGGGTGCCGACGGCTGGGGGATGTCGGTGTCGGAGGAGGTGGTCGTCGACACGCTCGGGGACACCGTCCAGCGTGTCGCGGACGCCTTCGCCGCCAACATCCGGCGGCACCCGGAGGACTGGCACATGCTGCAGCCGCAGTGGCCCGTGGACCGGAGGGGGTGA
- the pgsA gene encoding phosphatidylinositol phosphate synthase has product MLSTRGRRPASVVVEPVARALLRVGLTPNMATVIGTVVTSAIALLLIPSGHLFAAAVASGLFAAFDLVDGTMARLRGGGTKFGATLDATCDRVTDGVLFASIIWWLVFVDNAYPALVVAAFVVLIASQVTSYVKARGEASGFTIVGGLVERPERLIIALVGVGLEGLGVPFAIETALWALAFGSVFTVVQRLFTASRNPEALDHIAPPPGTRDSDPQGAGAR; this is encoded by the coding sequence GTGCTTAGCACCCGGGGGCGGAGGCCGGCGTCGGTCGTCGTGGAGCCGGTGGCGCGGGCGCTGCTGCGTGTCGGACTGACCCCGAACATGGCGACGGTCATCGGCACGGTCGTCACCAGCGCCATCGCCCTGCTGCTGATCCCGAGCGGGCACCTGTTCGCCGCCGCCGTCGCCTCGGGGCTGTTCGCCGCCTTCGACCTCGTCGACGGCACGATGGCCCGCCTGCGGGGCGGGGGCACGAAGTTCGGCGCCACCCTCGACGCGACGTGCGACAGGGTGACCGACGGCGTGCTCTTCGCCTCGATCATCTGGTGGCTCGTCTTCGTCGACAATGCCTATCCGGCGCTGGTCGTCGCGGCGTTTGTCGTGCTCATCGCCTCGCAGGTGACCTCGTACGTCAAGGCGCGCGGCGAGGCCAGCGGTTTCACCATCGTCGGCGGTCTCGTCGAGCGCCCCGAGCGCCTCATCATCGCCCTGGTGGGCGTCGGCCTGGAGGGCCTGGGCGTGCCCTTCGCCATCGAGACGGCCCTCTGGGCCCTGGCCTTCGGCTCGGTGTTCACCGTCGTCCAGCGGCTGTTCACCGCCTCCCGGAACCCGGAGGCGCTCGACCACATCGCCCCGCCGCCCGGTACCCGTGACTCCGATCCGCAGGGGGCCGGCGCCCGATGA
- a CDS encoding HIT family protein, with translation MQPADSNWTDTGVGEDDSLTRLWAPYRMSYIKKRPAVGSGAPADPFIEAPKMSDEDALIVARGELVYAILNLYPYNAGHMMVIPYRKTADLEDLTAEEMTELMGFVTTAVKTLKKVSNPEGINVGFNLGKASGGSVGNHIHMHIVPRWSGDANFMTILGGTKVLPQLLRDTRQLLADAWVEVSGA, from the coding sequence TTGCAGCCCGCCGACAGTAACTGGACCGACACGGGCGTCGGCGAGGACGACTCGCTGACCCGCCTGTGGGCCCCCTACCGGATGAGCTACATCAAGAAGCGTCCGGCGGTGGGGTCCGGGGCACCCGCCGACCCGTTCATCGAGGCGCCGAAGATGTCCGACGAGGACGCCCTCATCGTCGCCCGGGGTGAGCTGGTCTACGCGATCCTCAACCTGTACCCGTACAACGCCGGGCACATGATGGTCATCCCGTACCGCAAGACCGCGGACCTGGAGGACCTCACGGCGGAGGAGATGACGGAGCTCATGGGCTTCGTCACCACCGCGGTGAAGACGCTGAAGAAGGTGTCGAACCCGGAGGGCATCAACGTCGGCTTCAACCTGGGCAAGGCGTCGGGCGGGTCGGTGGGCAACCACATCCACATGCACATCGTGCCGCGCTGGTCGGGCGACGCGAACTTCATGACGATCCTCGGCGGCACGAAGGTGCTCCCGCAGCTGCTGCGTGACACCCGGCAGCTGCTCGCCGACGCCTGGGTGGAGGTCTCCGGTGCTTAG